In the Triticum aestivum cultivar Chinese Spring chromosome 2B, IWGSC CS RefSeq v2.1, whole genome shotgun sequence genome, ATGGGCTGTGCTACCAGAGCATCTCATCGTGGTCGTTGTTTGTTCTAGGTGCTATCGCCCCCCTTGGGATCCTCCAAGCCTCTGTGCTTAGGATCCTCTTGTAGACCTTGCTCTCGCATTGCGACGGTGGCTTCGTCAAGTTGGCCGTGCGTGCTGCTCGTGTTGGTGGTCCCGTGATGCTTGCACCACTTTATCGGTTGATTTTATGTGTTTTGGGTGCAAGCTCCGGCGGCGAGCGATTTTCATGTGGTTCGTCGGTTCGCTCCGAGTTTTGGTTGTGGTTTGGTTAGGAGGCACCCGGCTCGTCGCATTCGCCACCTGTGGCAGGTCCTCTTCCTCTCTAGATATGCGTTTCATGCTTGGTTGTGTAATATAGCAAGGAGATTTCCGAGAGTAGCGATAGAGCGGACGAGCTCGCGCGCACCTGTTTTGTGGACCAATGGTACACGGTCACGTGGGAGTCGGCAGTCAATACTTGTTCGTATACGCAGTGGGAATAGTGCATGTAAGGTAGTGGGCCCGTACGATCTGCTCGGCGGAGTTAGGCATTGCCGTGACGGCAGGCCATCAGTACAGGATGCGGCCGCCCCCGTACCGGCGTGGCCAaacggcgtcgcaacaggaaaaaGGAATCTGCCTACCCGGCTCGACCTCTCGGGCACCTGCTACTCTCGGACAGATCCCCTCTTCCCTCGGGTGCTTTGCTCTGCGCGGCGGAGAGATCGAACCAGTGGTGGCGGCACAGGCGCTGGGAGATGCATTCGAGTTCCTATCAGATCTGGTTAACAGGTATGGTTTTTGCCCCCGCTGTAGATTGTAGTGATTTTGCGGCATGCACCTCAGTAGCGTTATCCGGTTGGAGGACAGATTCCCTCTTCCCACGTTGGGTGGTGAATACACGCGGCCGGCGCAGCCGGTTGCAGATCCGGTGGACGCAGTAGCCGAGTCCAGCATTGCTGATGTTGGTGATGCCTCGCCGGCGCTTGCGCGTCTAGCAACTTGTTCGCACCGGATTCAAAACAGTCAATGTGCAGGGACGACCCGCAGGCACCGTTCTGGACGAAGAGGTAAATCACGCCTAAATTATCCCCTGACTGTATTATTGGCACCGTTGTGGTGCAGACGCTCAAGTGATATTGCCACTGCTTAGAAAGAGATATTACTGAAAAAGGCGAAACTGTCATGCGTGCTGGGGTGTTGGAAGGATGCGTTCTCCAGTGTTAAAGTCAATGTGGTACTATATCTGACAGCAACGATCTAATTGATGCTGGGTCCATGTTGGGTGGGCACTTGTTGAACGGCCACCATGCGCCGGTAGAGTGTGCACCCTATAGAAAACAATCAGGGGATATGCAGAGAAGACTGGAACTGTTAAAGCGCCTGAAGTCGGCAGGAGCTCGGCTCATTAGGTGAAGAGACTACTACAATACGTACTCCTAGGAAATTGCATTTGAAATCAAGTAGTAATGTGACCTGTGATTTACTGATCAGCTGCTGAAGATAATTAATATCTTACCTTTTCAGGTGTTTTATCATAATTGCCACACGAATGTCAGGTGTTTTTTCAGGTGTTCCCCTCGCCTTCGGCTGCCATCTTGGCGCTAAGAGGTCAGGGGACCTCGCATCTTCAAGAGTTGTACGTTTTTCGTCATCGTCTATTGATCATCGTTTTTGTAAGAATAAATTTACTTTTGTTCTTTTGGCGGTGCCATGATATTAGAGAGTTTTCTGTCCTCACGGATCCGACTATTCAGATCTGGTGAATTTACATTGGTGTGACCAtttttttgttggtttgattctttGTGAAGTTGAAATCTTTCATCGACATCGTGGTGAAGATATTGTGATTCGACGGCCTGCACTTTTGAAATCATCCCCGCCTCAAGTATGTTCATCGATAAAGGCTTTCCATCTTTTTGGATGGACGACTCAAGGCGTTTTCAAAAACTATTATTGATAATGTTTGTGTGGGTGAAATAGTGACAACCACGTTGCTTTGGTCCAATTGCAGCCTCTTTACCGAAGTCTTTGAAACATTTTTTCTAGCAGAGATTGATACAGTGAAGGTGTTTTCAAGAGATTTTATTATAGTTCTTAGTCATAAGAGTTATTTTGTATTTTGTTAGATTTTAGATACGAATCAGCGTATATAAAATTACacgtgtttctcaaaaaaaaagtggCCGTTCCAGGAATTCAGGTTTGTGATGTCAATTTAAACTTGTGATGTCAAACACATATATATTTACAAACTTTATACTACCATCTTTTGCACAAGTTTTATTTGTAGTCAAAGTTTTGCCGTAATATTGTGTGGTTTCGGCAGACCAAGGGTTCGTCGTTAAAATGGAGAACTGGTTCGTTCACAAAAAAGAGGAGAACTGATTCAGGAGGGATATGCGGGCGTGATAGGATTCGCTAAATGAGTGCTCAGTTTCAGAAAAAAGAGAGGGGTCACGTGTGTGCCTCATCTACAGCTGCCGGCATGCACATTGAACAGATGGGTCCAGGTCATCGACGCCGCTTCTGGGACAAACGGCCGTCCGCTATTCACCTGTGTCCGACCGACTCCTATACGGCCCAAAATATAGGATCTTCAAACAAACTATACACCGACAATACCAGACGCAGCCCATATCCCCTTGAGAACGAGCGGCAAGCGATTCCGGGACCAGGCGAGCTCGTCCGCTCCTGTCAATTTCCGGGAGATTTCCTCCAAAATCATTCATGATTAAAAAATCCCGCGACGCCGAGGCACGAGATCCCAACGGCTTACGGCTCTGTTATTCTTTGGCATATGCCGTGCGCGCACACTGCCAAAGCTCCGGACAAACGGCACGCAGCGATGGCCGCTACGGAACAGAGAGGTCAATACTCAACAGCGCCACAGTTGCTCGCGGGACCGACAAACCCATAATAAATACtatctctgtttctaaatataagtctatgtagagatttcattatgaactacgtacggatgtatatagatgcattttaagtgtggattcatttattttgcttcgtatgtagtccgtctagtggaatctctataaagacttacatttaggaacggagggagtactaaccaaagaaGTGAATCTCGGGATCGAGTCGCACAGTTTGTTCGCGATCAATCTTGATCTGCTCCATGCCCTGTTTGTGGCGGCTTCAGCTTCAAGCAGGGCTGTTCGTCATCGCACGCTCCCACAGATGAGCTCCCTCGCAATCGCAAGTAAGTACTATACGCTTCTCACCCGTCCCATGCATGTTGTTGCATACCTACATCAGCATTGCTACAATGGTACTACAAGAGCTGGGAAATCTCACTGCAACGCAATGCTCTGTGATCTATGCCTCAGGTTCCTGGGTGACGCTGATGAACTTGTGTGGTAGCCCGGCTTGTTGCGACCAGGGCGTCCTCAGAGAAGTATTCAACGCCTCCACCTGCGTGAATCACCTGGTGGAAACGGGCATCGTCGCGCCTCTCGCGGTCGTGCTCTTGCTCCGGTTCCTCGTCCGGCTCCCCGAGAGCAGAGCGTCCGCCACGCGCCGCCAGCGGCTTCTCAGGCCCAGCTCACCGCTGCATCTCGCCACCGTGGTGTTCAATGGCTGCTTGGGGTTGTTCCATCTCGTCCTAGGACTCTGGATGCTGCTGGGGAGCAACTTCGACAACCATCCGGATGCCTCTAGGACTTGCCTGCCGCACTGGTGGCTTGTGACACTGTCCCAGGGATTCAGCTTGCTCCTCGCCGGCTTCGCTTTCGCCGCCGGGAGCCGGTTTCTCGGGTCGGTGTTCGCTCAATCATGGTCGGTCTTGCTGACCATCTATGCGGTGTTCGTCTCCTGTTCCTCGGTTGTCGCCATTGTTGCTCAGAAGCCGATCACTGTTAAGGCCTGTTTGGATCTCCTGTCGCTGCCAGGCGCAGTTATGTTTCTTGTCTACAGCATTCACAGCAGCCATGCCCATGATGATCAAGAGGGACATGAAGGATTATACGAGCCACTGAAGACGGATGACACAGCTGACAGTGAGGTAGCTGATGACTCTTCAGAGGTCAGCCAGCAGAAGGTGACTCCCTTTGCCAGAGCTGGCATTTTGAGCCAGATGACATTCTGGTGGCTGAACCCTCTGATGAAGACGGGCTACGAGAAGCCCCTCGGCGACAAAGACATGCCGCTGCTAGGCGCCACGGACCGGGCACAGAGCCAGTACTCGATGTTCGTGGAGAAGCTGAACAAGAAGAAGCAGACGTCACATGATGGCACACCACCATCAATCCTGTGGGCTATCGTTTCTCATCACAAGTGCGGGATCATGGTGTCAGGTCTCTTCGCCCTGCTCAAGGTGCTCACCTTGTCCACAGGCCCGCTGCTCCTGAGGGCATTCATCAACCTGTCAACCGGGAAAGTGACCTCCGATTCCAAGCATGAAGGCTATACGCTGGCCGCGCTCATGTTCATCTGCAAATTGTGCGAGTCGCTGTCGCAGAGGCAGTGGTACTTCCGCACGCGGAGGCTGGGGCTCCAGGTGAGGTCGCTTCTCTCGGCGGCCATCTACAGGAAGCAGCAGAAGCTATCGAGCTCGGCGAAGATGGCACACTCCTCCGGGCAGATCATGAACTACCTCACCGTCGACGCGTACCGGGTCGGGGAGTTCCCGTACTGGTTCCACCAGACATGGACGACGGTCGTCCAGCTCTGCATCGCTCTGGCGATCCTTTACAGCGCGGTCGGCGCCGCCATGGTCTCGTCcctggtcgtcgtcgtcatcacCGTGCTCTGCAACGCTCCGTTGGCCAAGCTGCAGCACAGGTTTCAGAGCAAGCTGATGGAGGCGACGGACGCGAGGTTGAAGGCCATGTCAGAGTCACTGGTGCACATGAAGGCGTTGAAGCTCTACGCGTGGGAAGGTCACTTCAGGAAGGCCATTGAGGAGCTGAGGGAGGTCGAGTACAGGTGGCTGTCGGCGTTCCAGCTTAGCAGGGCGTACAACAGCGTCCTCTTCTGGTCGTCGCCTGTCTGGGTCTCGGCGGCGACATTTCTGACATGCTACTTTCTGGAGATCCCTCTTGATGCCAGCAACGTCTTCACCTTCATCGCGACCCTGCGCCTGGTGCAGGACCCGATTCGGGCCATACCGGAGGTTCTCGGAGTCGTGGTGCAGGCTAAGGTTGCTTTCACTCGGATAGAGAAGTTTCTAGGTGCACCTGAGCTGAATGGACGAGCCAAGGAGAAATGTTCCTCTGCAGGCATCGGTTACCCGGTAGCTATGAACTCGTGCTGGTTCTCGTGGTGCGAAGATCCATCAAAGCCTAACCTGAAGGATGTAAATTTGGTGGTCAAAGCTGGGGAGAAGGTTGCGATTTGCGGGGAGGTAGGGTCGGGGAAGTCGACGCTTTTGGCTGCGATACTCGGAGAGGTCCCGAAAACTGAAGGCACGGTATGCTTTTCAATAACATCATCTTCGTTTTTTTAATGAAATGCAAAACCACACATCTGTCAGTTTATAAGACTATATATGATGTATCCATGCCTTTTGGATATTCTCGTGGCTAGTATAGCTATTATTAGTACTTGGCTTCCTAAAGAAAACAATATCTGCACTTTAACTTAAGTTCCCTTCTTATTTGATTGCAAATGTAGTTAACGCTGTGTTCGGATGTCTGTATTCGAGGCCTCTGTATTGAATTGGTTTCATTTCCACTGTAAACTTTACCACTTGCAAATGTTGTAGCAAGTATAGATGCAGTATTCAGAATTGATAGCCTAACATTCAGCTGATGGAAAATTAAACATTTATAAGGTCATGATGTGACAATAAGCTTTAATCATGTGTAAAATGTTCATCCATCAGATTCAAGTCTGCGGAAAAATAGCATATGTGTCACAGAACGcatggatccaaaccggaaccgtGCAGGA is a window encoding:
- the LOC123043855 gene encoding uncharacterized protein, which codes for MRPPPYRRGQTASQQEKGICLPGSTSRAPATLGQIPSSLGCFALRGGEIEPVVAAQALGDAFEFLSDLVNRFPLPTLGGEYTRPAQPVADPVDAVAESSIADVGDASPALARLATCSHRIQNSQCAGTTRRHRSGRRERDITEKGETVMRAGVLEGCVLQC